Proteins from a genomic interval of Schaalia odontolytica:
- a CDS encoding GntR family transcriptional regulator, whose translation MRIDDTRPIWIQLADSFRSRITNGTWKPGEKIPSVRDLAIEAGTNPNTVQRALAALDEEGLTIPKRTAGRFVATDDAALRTLRRDDARAAASAFIRACRALGVEKEDAHRLLDERWDADSEHTGGIPS comes from the coding sequence ATGCGCATCGATGACACCCGCCCCATCTGGATCCAACTCGCCGATTCCTTCCGATCCCGCATCACCAACGGGACGTGGAAGCCGGGAGAGAAGATCCCCTCCGTCCGCGACCTCGCCATCGAGGCCGGGACGAACCCCAATACCGTCCAACGAGCCCTCGCCGCCCTCGACGAGGAAGGGCTCACGATCCCCAAGCGAACCGCCGGACGTTTCGTCGCCACCGACGACGCCGCCCTGCGCACCCTGCGCCGAGACGACGCGCGGGCAGCGGCGAGCGCCTTTATTCGCGCCTGCCGCGCCCTCGGCGTCGAGAAGGAGGATGCGCATCGTCTCCTCGACGAGCGGTGGGACGCGGACTCAGAGCACACAGGAGGCATCCCCTCATGA
- a CDS encoding ATP-binding cassette domain-containing protein: protein MTTQPPGAAQASPGLVHIEGLTKRYRSVAALQDFTLTLGAGHIVGLMGPNGCGKTTLLKILAGVLSDYEGSVTIDGHHPGPVSKSIVSYLPDVDFLNPDWTARTAIKEYDRFFADFDADKAAAMVDFYGLPETRPLSEMSKGMGEKLQIALIMARRARVYLLDEPISGVDPATRDVMLEGILREFDPSSLLIMSTHLISDIEHFVDYALFMKEGRVFLAGDADDLRATRGDSLDAIFRKEYR, encoded by the coding sequence ATGACCACCCAACCCCCGGGCGCCGCGCAGGCGTCCCCCGGCCTCGTTCACATCGAAGGCCTCACCAAGCGTTATCGCAGCGTCGCCGCCCTCCAGGACTTCACCCTCACCCTGGGCGCGGGCCACATCGTTGGCCTCATGGGACCCAACGGATGCGGCAAGACCACGCTGTTAAAGATCCTCGCAGGAGTCCTGTCCGACTACGAGGGAAGCGTCACTATCGACGGGCACCACCCCGGCCCGGTATCCAAGTCCATCGTCTCCTACCTGCCCGACGTGGACTTCCTCAACCCGGACTGGACCGCGCGCACGGCCATCAAGGAGTACGACCGGTTCTTCGCCGACTTCGACGCCGACAAGGCGGCCGCCATGGTTGACTTCTATGGCCTGCCCGAGACGCGACCCCTGAGCGAAATGAGCAAGGGCATGGGGGAGAAGCTCCAGATCGCCCTCATCATGGCGCGGCGAGCCCGCGTCTACCTCCTCGACGAGCCCATCAGCGGCGTCGATCCGGCAACCCGCGACGTCATGCTCGAGGGGATCCTGCGCGAGTTCGATCCCTCGTCGCTGCTCATCATGTCCACCCACCTCATCTCCGACATCGAACACTTCGTCGACTACGCGCTCTTCATGAAAGAGGGCAGAGTCTTCCTGGCGGGTGACGCCGACGACCTGCGAGCCACGCGGGGAGACTCCCTCGACGCAATCTTCCGGAAGGAGTACCGCTGA
- a CDS encoding CPBP family intramembrane glutamic endopeptidase, producing the protein MFLLSSAISAFAQLGLILVLPLAWWALTARRSVGFASWIGLRRPTWDGRRGRLGVAVLAWVAIGAASTALLQSLSGQVPAARFAGQGFGGIVPVLLFAIIQTSLAEEIFFRGFLGKRIIARWGFAPGNAAQAIVFGVLHVALFASFADPVRLLLVGILTGSSGWIAGWINEKSAGGSILPGWALHASANLLVGTAAAFNLMG; encoded by the coding sequence ATGTTCCTGTTATCGTCAGCGATCAGCGCCTTCGCCCAGCTCGGCCTGATCCTTGTGCTCCCGCTCGCGTGGTGGGCGCTCACCGCCAGACGCAGCGTTGGCTTTGCCTCCTGGATCGGCCTGCGTCGGCCGACATGGGACGGGAGAAGGGGGCGGCTCGGCGTAGCCGTCCTCGCGTGGGTGGCGATCGGTGCAGCTTCGACAGCGTTGCTCCAATCCCTCTCGGGCCAGGTTCCCGCCGCACGTTTCGCCGGGCAAGGCTTCGGTGGCATCGTGCCGGTCCTGCTCTTCGCGATCATCCAGACCTCCCTCGCCGAAGAGATATTCTTCCGGGGCTTCCTCGGCAAGCGGATCATCGCCAGGTGGGGTTTCGCCCCCGGCAACGCCGCTCAGGCCATCGTCTTTGGCGTCCTGCACGTCGCGTTGTTCGCATCCTTCGCGGACCCCGTCCGTCTGCTCCTCGTCGGCATCCTGACGGGGTCCAGCGGGTGGATCGCCGGGTGGATCAACGAGAAGAGCGCCGGGGGATCGATCCTGCCCGGCTGGGCCCTCCACGCGAGCGCGAACCTGCTCGTCGGAACTGCGGCGGCGTTCAACCTCATGGGGTGA
- a CDS encoding AlbA family DNA-binding domain-containing protein, translating to MVFIQQVLILIAWLIGVAVRRMLKNRMTMSTASATLTGLAGLWGGLVIAGWIFDSGDLWKPGMIAVAALVALVVVIVVALVAAYLHPRPGLVPIREVVQRGESDSLEFKSSARWNMRTGKRDDAMETVIAKTVAAFMNSGGGTLLIGVDDDGRLIGMGPDYSTLKTPDSDRFELWIRDMWGQRMGTNAAALPRLDFAEASDPQEGYERQEVCRVTIPPSPHPVYLRGPKGKGEAELWVRVGNSTRRLEVADAVQYVSIRWPESVRVSPWTRVRLLAMRRREMPTRLPGVVERVLTERAMSGLSAVEEQ from the coding sequence ATGGTGTTCATCCAGCAGGTCCTCATCCTCATCGCGTGGCTGATCGGTGTCGCGGTGCGCCGCATGCTGAAGAACCGCATGACGATGTCCACCGCGTCGGCGACCCTGACCGGACTGGCCGGCCTGTGGGGTGGCCTGGTGATCGCCGGGTGGATCTTCGACTCCGGTGACCTGTGGAAACCCGGCATGATCGCCGTCGCCGCGCTGGTCGCCCTCGTCGTCGTCATCGTGGTCGCGCTGGTCGCCGCCTACCTGCATCCGCGCCCGGGCCTCGTCCCCATCCGGGAGGTCGTTCAGCGTGGAGAATCCGACTCCCTCGAATTCAAGTCGAGCGCTCGCTGGAACATGCGCACGGGCAAGCGTGACGACGCGATGGAGACCGTGATCGCCAAGACCGTCGCCGCCTTCATGAACTCCGGTGGCGGCACCCTGCTGATCGGTGTCGACGACGATGGTCGGCTCATCGGCATGGGACCCGACTACTCGACCCTCAAGACGCCCGACTCCGACCGTTTCGAGCTGTGGATCCGAGACATGTGGGGGCAGCGGATGGGGACCAACGCCGCCGCGCTGCCCAGGCTCGACTTCGCCGAGGCCTCGGACCCGCAGGAGGGGTACGAGCGCCAGGAGGTGTGCCGAGTGACCATCCCGCCCTCGCCCCACCCCGTGTACCTGAGGGGGCCGAAGGGCAAGGGGGAGGCCGAGTTGTGGGTGCGCGTGGGCAACTCGACGCGGCGCCTGGAGGTCGCGGACGCGGTCCAGTACGTGTCGATCCGCTGGCCCGAGAGCGTGCGGGTTTCCCCGTGGACGCGCGTGCGCCTCCTGGCGATGCGCCGCCGTGAGATGCCGACGCGCCTGCCGGGCGTCGTGGAGCGGGTTCTCACCGAGCGCGCGATGAGCGGATTGTCTGCGGTGGAGGAGCAGTGA
- a CDS encoding ISL3 family transposase has product MPDGTFTTPDLTTFCRLDGLGLEVTGQRLEPDRAVLACRVVDDDRWCRGCGCEGSVHDVVTRRLAHEPFGWRPTTLLIAVRRYRCTGCGRVWRQDTTAAAEPRAKISRAGLRWALLALVVQHLSVARIAEGLAVAWDTANEAVLAEGARVLIGDPARFDGVAIIGVDEHVWRHTRKGDKYVTVVIDLTPIRDGTGPARLLDMLEGRSKAAFKTWLADRPQAWRDAVEVVAMDGFTGFKTAAAEELPRAVAVMDPFHVIRLAGDALDQCRRRVQQDLHGHRGRSNDPLYRARRTLHTGEDLLTDRQRERLMVLFTNPEHVEVKATWGILQRMIAAYRHPDRATGRAAMSAVIAALRDGVPAVLAELRRLGRTLNQRAADVLAYFERPGTSNGPTEALNGRLEHLRGSALGFRNLNNYIARCLLETGGFRTHPALG; this is encoded by the coding sequence ATGCCCGACGGTACCTTCACCACGCCCGATCTGACGACGTTCTGCCGCCTGGACGGTCTCGGGTTGGAGGTGACCGGGCAGCGCCTCGAGCCGGATCGTGCAGTGCTGGCTTGCCGGGTTGTCGATGATGACCGGTGGTGCCGGGGGTGCGGCTGTGAGGGCAGCGTGCACGACGTGGTCACGCGCCGGCTGGCGCACGAGCCGTTCGGGTGGCGACCCACGACGCTGCTGATCGCCGTGCGCCGCTACCGGTGCACCGGCTGCGGGCGGGTGTGGCGGCAGGACACCACAGCCGCGGCCGAGCCGCGCGCGAAGATCTCCCGGGCTGGACTGCGGTGGGCCCTGCTCGCACTGGTCGTGCAGCATCTGAGCGTGGCCCGGATCGCCGAAGGGCTCGCGGTCGCGTGGGATACCGCGAATGAGGCCGTTCTGGCCGAGGGCGCGCGGGTCCTGATCGGCGACCCGGCACGGTTCGACGGGGTCGCGATCATCGGGGTCGACGAGCACGTCTGGCGGCACACGAGGAAGGGCGACAAGTACGTCACCGTCGTCATTGATCTCACCCCGATCCGCGACGGGACCGGCCCGGCACGGCTGTTGGATATGCTCGAGGGCCGCTCCAAGGCCGCGTTCAAGACCTGGCTCGCCGACCGGCCCCAGGCGTGGCGTGACGCGGTGGAGGTGGTCGCGATGGACGGGTTCACCGGGTTCAAGACCGCCGCCGCTGAGGAACTCCCGCGCGCGGTGGCGGTCATGGACCCCTTCCACGTCATCCGGCTCGCCGGGGATGCCCTGGACCAGTGCCGGCGCCGGGTCCAGCAGGACCTGCACGGCCACCGAGGCCGCAGCAACGACCCGCTGTACCGGGCCCGGCGGACCCTGCACACCGGAGAGGACCTGCTCACTGACCGGCAACGCGAACGACTCATGGTCCTGTTCACCAATCCCGAGCACGTCGAGGTCAAAGCCACCTGGGGCATCCTCCAACGGATGATCGCCGCCTACCGCCACCCCGACAGGGCCACCGGCCGGGCGGCGATGAGCGCCGTCATCGCCGCCCTGCGCGACGGCGTGCCCGCGGTCTTGGCCGAGCTCCGTCGCCTGGGTCGAACCCTGAACCAGCGCGCAGCTGACGTGCTGGCCTACTTCGAGCGCCCGGGGACCTCCAACGGCCCCACCGAAGCCCTGAACGGGCGGCTCGAACACCTCCGCGGATCCGCTCTCGGCTTCCGCAACCTCAACAACTACATCGCCCGCTGCCTACTCGAGACCGGCGGCTTCAGAACCCACCCTGCATTGGGATGA
- a CDS encoding DUF6318 family protein, whose protein sequence is MAWLRADPVDWGIRIAVVVLIVAGCYAVYINGVAEGWWRAWGENPTTIPTRSAMSGRAPTPTATGSSQAPMSGGYQVGPDGVLVRPAEHAASTYTLPELPQAATENSERGAEAAAEHYLALGVYAWNTGDTTPLANMSDPSSEFASEYIRRINEVYKDGWTYGNQSTVVHVLRLEPVPADGGNVQPNTIGVRFELKSNDGVTCRGQKITVKEKEYTSTMSLFMTWKDGRWVETQGSATTHEE, encoded by the coding sequence GTGGCTTGGTTGCGTGCTGATCCGGTGGATTGGGGTATCCGCATCGCCGTCGTCGTGTTGATCGTCGCGGGCTGCTACGCCGTCTACATCAACGGTGTCGCCGAGGGCTGGTGGCGCGCCTGGGGCGAAAACCCCACCACTATTCCCACGCGGTCCGCCATGTCGGGCCGGGCCCCCACACCCACAGCGACCGGTTCGAGTCAGGCCCCCATGTCCGGCGGCTACCAGGTCGGCCCAGACGGCGTCCTGGTGCGGCCCGCCGAACACGCCGCCTCCACCTACACCCTGCCCGAACTCCCCCAAGCCGCCACAGAAAACAGTGAGCGAGGAGCAGAAGCCGCAGCCGAACACTACCTCGCACTTGGCGTCTACGCGTGGAACACCGGAGACACCACACCACTCGCCAACATGTCAGACCCTTCATCGGAGTTCGCTTCTGAGTATATCCGGCGGATAAACGAGGTCTATAAGGATGGCTGGACCTACGGAAATCAGTCGACGGTCGTACATGTACTTCGGCTTGAGCCTGTCCCCGCTGATGGGGGAAACGTTCAACCAAACACTATTGGTGTGAGGTTCGAGCTCAAGTCCAATGATGGTGTCACCTGCAGAGGTCAGAAGATCACTGTAAAGGAAAAGGAGTATACGTCCACCATGTCCCTGTTTATGACCTGGAAAGATGGACGATGGGTAGAGACGCAGGGAAGTGCGACGACTCATGAAGAATAG
- a CDS encoding DEAD/DEAH box helicase — translation MTNTSNEATAPTPSNDATDQATGPQVPADASPVEYSAGVVRLGNIHPEAPAQEEATPDITDKGDEDLDKKSFADFGVTDPIVDALEDKGITHPFPIQALTLGPALDRHDIIGQAKTGTGKTLGFGIPVLEDVIAPDEEGYEDLLNPNKPQALIILPTRELTKQVAQDLRDAAKYLSTRIVEIYGGVAFEPQIEALTRGADIVVGTPGRLIDLLRKGHLHLSGVETVVLDEADEMLDLGFLPDVETLLGRVPENRHTMLFSATMPGPVVALARRFMVHPTHIRAQDPDDQNQTVNTVKQVIYRVHAMNKVEVVARILQAEGRGRTVIFCRTKRTAARLGEDLTARGFAVGALHGDLGQGAREQALRAFRKGKVDVLVATDVAARGIDVDDVTHVINYQCPEDEKIYIHRIGRTGRAGNSGTAVTFVDWDDTPRWSLISKALGLGVPDPLETYHTSPHLFTDLDIPEGTTGRLPRAKRTRAGLDAEVLEDLGGSSPRREGRGRGGRSGSRGGRGRSARSGDSGRSSRGSRARGSQDGDRTLNAGKGGRSDRGTRGRGRGEHSPRPGSADSTAAGSTSERTPRARKRIRRRKGGE, via the coding sequence GTGACCAACACGAGCAACGAGGCCACCGCGCCCACCCCCAGCAACGACGCAACCGACCAGGCCACCGGCCCCCAGGTGCCCGCCGACGCCTCGCCCGTCGAGTACTCGGCGGGGGTCGTGCGCCTGGGCAACATCCACCCCGAGGCCCCGGCGCAGGAGGAAGCCACCCCCGACATTACCGACAAGGGTGACGAGGACCTGGACAAGAAGTCTTTCGCCGACTTTGGCGTCACCGACCCCATCGTTGACGCGCTCGAGGATAAGGGAATCACGCACCCCTTCCCGATTCAGGCGCTGACCCTGGGGCCCGCGCTGGATCGCCACGACATCATCGGCCAGGCCAAGACGGGCACCGGCAAGACTCTCGGCTTCGGCATCCCGGTCCTGGAGGATGTCATCGCTCCCGACGAGGAGGGCTACGAGGACCTGCTCAACCCGAACAAGCCCCAGGCCCTCATCATCCTGCCGACACGCGAGCTCACCAAGCAGGTCGCTCAGGACCTGCGCGACGCCGCGAAGTACCTGTCCACCCGCATCGTGGAGATCTACGGCGGCGTCGCCTTCGAACCCCAGATCGAGGCTCTCACGCGCGGGGCCGACATCGTCGTGGGTACTCCCGGGCGCCTCATCGACCTGCTGCGCAAGGGGCACCTGCACCTGTCCGGCGTCGAGACGGTCGTCCTCGACGAGGCCGACGAGATGCTGGACCTGGGCTTCCTGCCCGACGTGGAGACGCTGCTCGGCCGGGTGCCCGAGAACCGCCACACCATGCTGTTTTCCGCGACGATGCCCGGACCGGTGGTCGCCCTGGCGCGCCGCTTCATGGTTCACCCCACGCACATTCGCGCGCAGGATCCGGACGATCAGAATCAGACCGTGAACACGGTCAAGCAGGTCATCTACCGGGTTCACGCCATGAACAAGGTGGAGGTCGTGGCCCGCATCCTGCAGGCCGAGGGGCGTGGCCGCACCGTGATCTTCTGCCGCACCAAGCGCACGGCGGCCCGCCTGGGCGAGGATCTGACGGCCCGCGGCTTCGCGGTGGGCGCGCTGCACGGGGACCTGGGGCAGGGCGCACGCGAGCAGGCGCTGCGCGCGTTCCGCAAGGGCAAGGTGGATGTCCTGGTTGCCACGGACGTGGCCGCACGAGGCATCGACGTCGACGACGTCACCCACGTCATCAACTACCAGTGCCCCGAGGACGAGAAGATCTACATTCACCGCATCGGGCGCACGGGTCGCGCCGGGAATTCGGGGACGGCGGTGACGTTCGTGGATTGGGACGACACACCGCGCTGGTCGCTCATCTCCAAGGCCCTGGGCCTGGGCGTGCCGGATCCGCTCGAGACGTACCACACCTCCCCTCACCTGTTCACCGACCTGGATATTCCGGAGGGCACGACGGGGCGTCTCCCGCGCGCCAAGCGCACGCGCGCCGGCCTGGATGCGGAGGTCTTGGAGGACCTGGGCGGTTCGTCTCCTCGCCGCGAGGGTCGAGGCCGCGGCGGCCGTTCGGGCTCGCGTGGTGGCCGCGGTCGTTCCGCTCGCAGCGGCGATTCCGGTCGTTCTTCGCGCGGCTCGCGGGCGCGCGGATCCCAGGATGGGGATCGCACGCTCAACGCCGGTAAGGGTGGCCGCTCGGATCGCGGGACGAGGGGCCGCGGGCGCGGCGAGCACTCGCCGCGCCCGGGCTCGGCCGATTCCACTGCGGCTGGTTCTACTTCTGAGCGCACACCCCGCGCCCGCAAGCGCATTCGCCGCCGCAAGGGCGGCGAGTGA
- a CDS encoding ferritin-like fold-containing protein: MAHDYVPVPAEDADVVGILAYSSLAFMTRLAKDGEQAPSFEAHVEHARMSAQCYALYRQLEVWSQHRGFDLMAAAEVFSRTYDDLDARTRPTTFAERSVKTFITRGMLGDMMLRVAQTHKLFEGMEDVWPFEQGHWVRAHLGPRIEEDPQLAARLSLWGRRVAGEALGLVRATLFTYPTLAATPENADAITEYVIARHGERMRDIHLKA, translated from the coding sequence ATGGCACACGACTACGTTCCCGTTCCCGCCGAAGACGCCGACGTCGTCGGTATTCTCGCCTATTCCTCGCTGGCGTTCATGACTCGCCTGGCCAAGGACGGCGAGCAGGCACCGTCCTTCGAGGCCCACGTCGAACACGCCCGCATGTCCGCCCAGTGCTACGCCCTGTATCGCCAGCTTGAGGTGTGGAGCCAGCACCGCGGATTCGACCTGATGGCCGCCGCCGAGGTCTTCTCTCGAACCTACGATGACCTGGACGCGCGCACGCGCCCCACGACCTTCGCCGAGCGCAGCGTCAAGACCTTCATTACGCGCGGCATGCTCGGAGACATGATGCTGCGCGTCGCCCAGACACACAAGCTCTTCGAGGGCATGGAGGACGTGTGGCCCTTCGAGCAGGGACACTGGGTGCGCGCGCACCTCGGGCCGCGAATCGAGGAGGACCCGCAGCTCGCGGCTCGCCTGTCCCTGTGGGGTCGGCGCGTCGCCGGCGAGGCCCTCGGTCTGGTGCGGGCAACGCTGTTCACCTACCCGACGCTGGCAGCCACCCCGGAGAACGCGGACGCGATCACGGAGTACGTGATCGCGCGCCACGGGGAGCGCATGCGCGACATCCACCTCAAGGCCTAG
- a CDS encoding DUF3107 domain-containing protein encodes MEIFIGIRDNTRQLALDVDMSESELVSKVNEALASANGLLDLTGSKGQRLLVPTRALGYVQIASKNERRVGFAIG; translated from the coding sequence ATGGAGATTTTCATCGGGATTCGTGACAACACCCGCCAGCTCGCCCTCGACGTTGACATGAGCGAGAGCGAACTCGTGTCGAAGGTCAACGAGGCGCTCGCCTCAGCCAACGGCCTCCTCGACCTCACCGGCTCCAAGGGGCAGCGTCTCCTCGTTCCCACCCGCGCCCTGGGCTACGTACAGATCGCCAGCAAGAACGAGCGCCGCGTCGGTTTCGCGATCGGCTGA
- a CDS encoding UrvD/REP family ATP-dependent DNA helicase has protein sequence MSEIKVRLRARPASWWRLPELNPQQAEVLRASRVGDVVARGAPSSGRSTCALAAFEAENAAGRSAVILTPDRARADLLTPRAQALAPDAVRPCRTPASFAYQVVATWRTQRAVPLDGVELVTGSSQDQMLAQLLETVDAPWPSEIGPQMRAMPAFRAELRNLVARAGEAGMNAASLAEAGGRFCRPEWEAAGAIVAALEEGPQRSPEYSGTLRVDLSRIQSLAADLIRFWQSEAPTRGVQAPCPVPDLVVVDDLQDCTPSTLTLLAACREKGARIVAFSDADVAVAGYRGGEPHLDRRLASLLRVDIRELGQVYAMSAPVRELARQACSRITQSGSPARRNARVGDDAPRGGLVTHLGATPSQMGALIARALRSHHLHDGIDFADQAVIVRSASMVAETRRYLARGGVPLAGGGRAFDFASQPTTRLLLDLITVPTGSTGTDEAARRELAERLLPSPLVRADPLATRRLLRRLNAARTQAAEEDGDPVAPIPLTSADLVADPRTWRPTIEEAERAGGKRARAASALARPLEVASRLWDLGMNGSDRPQERLWELWEAAGVADEWRSRAIASDESSGWYDDQLDAVVALLRVADVWQQRNPATSAAQFAAELASGTVPIDTISRVGVRPAGVEVLTPAQAMGRHWEVVVLAGLQDGAWPNLRLRDRILRADLLADAGAGRTSVGEDGREELIDSVRAARAAVLDDEYRLFVAAVTRARRVVHAGAVRAEDAAPSVFFDLVARLADTPRVGDLVPVDPVDAPLSLSGHIADLRARAAAPDDPADADLAATLLALLAREGIASAQPHRWLGAGGTPTCARDYRGDIVLSPSQFERALVCPLRWFLTTVGAEGTANAAASLGTLVHAVAEENPHGTAEELTEALEARIDELGYNLDTWAGRVADRRAHAIVDNLASYVVGVPGDVDVEETVEATVEGVTIRGRMDRLEHVDEGVRVTDLKTGKGGYTKASVRDNPQLAAYQMALIASGRSVAGARIALLGGAKPQILDQPPLRGQELEKWLDCVREVALGARGPYFQARPSQEACRYCSFDRLCPARERGRKVVE, from the coding sequence ATGAGCGAAATCAAGGTCAGGTTGCGTGCGCGCCCCGCCTCGTGGTGGCGGCTGCCCGAGCTGAACCCCCAGCAGGCGGAGGTCCTTCGCGCCTCGCGGGTCGGCGACGTCGTCGCCCGGGGCGCCCCCTCCTCGGGGCGCAGCACGTGCGCGCTCGCGGCATTCGAGGCGGAGAACGCCGCGGGACGCTCGGCCGTGATCCTCACCCCCGACCGCGCTCGCGCCGACCTGCTCACCCCCCGCGCGCAGGCCCTCGCGCCCGACGCGGTGCGCCCCTGCCGCACCCCCGCCTCCTTCGCCTACCAGGTGGTGGCCACCTGGCGCACCCAGCGCGCCGTTCCCCTTGACGGGGTCGAGCTGGTGACGGGATCCTCCCAGGACCAGATGCTCGCCCAGCTTCTCGAGACCGTGGACGCTCCCTGGCCGAGTGAGATCGGCCCCCAGATGCGCGCCATGCCCGCCTTCCGCGCGGAGCTGCGAAACCTGGTCGCCCGCGCGGGGGAGGCCGGGATGAACGCGGCCTCGCTGGCCGAGGCGGGGGGCAGGTTCTGCAGGCCCGAATGGGAGGCCGCGGGCGCCATCGTTGCCGCCCTCGAAGAGGGCCCCCAGCGCAGCCCGGAATACTCGGGGACCCTGCGCGTGGACCTGTCGCGCATCCAGTCCCTCGCCGCCGACCTGATCCGCTTCTGGCAGAGCGAGGCCCCCACGCGCGGGGTGCAGGCGCCCTGTCCGGTGCCCGACCTCGTCGTCGTCGACGATCTCCAGGACTGTACGCCCTCGACGCTGACCCTTCTCGCGGCGTGCCGCGAGAAGGGGGCTCGGATCGTTGCCTTCTCCGACGCGGACGTCGCGGTCGCCGGGTACCGGGGCGGCGAGCCGCACCTTGACCGCCGCCTCGCCTCCCTCCTTCGCGTGGACATCCGTGAACTCGGCCAGGTGTACGCGATGTCCGCGCCTGTGCGCGAGCTCGCCCGGCAGGCATGCTCGCGCATCACCCAATCCGGCTCGCCTGCCCGCCGCAACGCCCGGGTCGGCGACGACGCGCCCCGGGGAGGCCTGGTGACGCACCTGGGGGCAACGCCCTCGCAGATGGGCGCCCTCATCGCTCGCGCGCTGCGGTCCCACCACCTGCACGACGGCATCGACTTCGCGGACCAGGCCGTCATCGTGCGCAGCGCATCCATGGTCGCCGAGACGCGCCGCTACCTGGCGCGCGGCGGCGTTCCCCTGGCCGGCGGCGGGCGGGCCTTCGACTTCGCCAGTCAGCCCACGACGCGCCTCCTCCTCGACCTCATCACGGTGCCGACGGGCTCCACGGGCACGGACGAGGCCGCCCGCCGCGAGCTGGCCGAGCGCCTCCTGCCTTCGCCCCTCGTTCGCGCCGACCCCCTGGCCACGCGCCGCCTGCTGCGCCGCCTGAACGCCGCGCGCACCCAGGCGGCCGAGGAGGACGGCGACCCGGTGGCGCCGATCCCGCTGACGTCGGCCGACCTCGTGGCCGACCCGCGCACCTGGCGCCCCACCATCGAGGAGGCCGAGCGTGCCGGAGGCAAGCGCGCCCGCGCCGCAAGCGCGCTCGCGCGGCCACTCGAGGTCGCCTCGCGCCTGTGGGACCTGGGAATGAACGGCAGCGACCGCCCGCAGGAACGCCTGTGGGAGCTGTGGGAGGCCGCCGGCGTCGCGGACGAGTGGCGCTCCCGAGCGATCGCGTCGGACGAGTCCTCGGGGTGGTACGACGACCAGCTGGACGCCGTCGTCGCTCTCCTGCGCGTCGCCGACGTGTGGCAGCAGCGCAACCCCGCCACAAGTGCGGCGCAATTCGCCGCCGAATTGGCCTCGGGCACGGTCCCCATCGACACGATCTCACGCGTGGGCGTGCGGCCCGCGGGCGTCGAGGTCCTCACCCCCGCCCAGGCGATGGGCCGCCACTGGGAGGTCGTCGTCCTCGCCGGCCTGCAGGACGGGGCGTGGCCAAACCTGCGGCTGCGCGACCGGATCCTGCGCGCAGACCTGCTGGCGGACGCGGGCGCGGGACGAACCAGTGTGGGGGAGGACGGCCGCGAAGAACTCATCGATTCCGTGCGGGCCGCTCGCGCCGCGGTGCTTGATGACGAGTACCGGCTCTTCGTCGCGGCCGTGACGAGGGCTCGGCGCGTCGTCCACGCCGGTGCCGTGCGCGCGGAGGACGCCGCACCCTCCGTCTTCTTCGACCTGGTGGCTCGCCTGGCGGACACTCCCCGCGTCGGTGACCTGGTACCCGTGGATCCGGTGGACGCGCCCCTGTCACTGTCCGGACACATCGCCGACCTGCGTGCGCGCGCGGCAGCCCCCGACGACCCGGCGGACGCCGACCTGGCGGCCACCCTCCTGGCCCTGCTGGCGCGCGAGGGCATCGCCTCGGCTCAGCCGCACCGCTGGCTGGGCGCGGGCGGAACTCCCACCTGCGCCCGGGACTACCGGGGCGACATCGTGCTGTCCCCCTCGCAATTCGAACGCGCGCTGGTGTGCCCCCTCAGGTGGTTCCTCACGACGGTGGGGGCCGAAGGCACGGCCAACGCGGCGGCAAGCCTGGGAACCCTCGTGCACGCGGTCGCCGAGGAGAACCCGCACGGCACCGCGGAGGAACTGACCGAGGCCCTCGAGGCTCGCATCGACGAGCTGGGCTACAACCTGGACACGTGGGCGGGCCGCGTCGCCGACAGGCGCGCACACGCGATCGTCGACAACCTGGCCAGCTACGTCGTGGGTGTCCCCGGAGACGTCGACGTCGAAGAGACGGTGGAGGCCACGGTCGAGGGCGTGACCATCCGCGGCCGAATGGACCGCCTCGAGCACGTCGACGAGGGCGTGCGCGTCACGGACCTGAAGACCGGCAAGGGCGGCTACACGAAGGCGAGCGTGCGAGACAACCCCCAGCTCGCCGCGTACCAGATGGCCCTCATCGCCTCGGGACGATCGGTCGCGGGCGCGCGCATCGCCCTGCTCGGCGGCGCGAAGCCGCAGATCCTGGATCAGCCACCGCTGCGCGGGCAAGAACTGGAGAAGTGGCTCGATTGCGTGCGCGAGGTGGCTCTCGGCGCCCGCGGCCCCTACTTCCAGGCACGGCCCTCGCAGGAGGCCTGCCGATACTGCTCCTTCGACCGGCTGTGCCCGGCACGCGAGCGAGGCCGCAAGGTGGTGGAATGA